In Vibrio sp. STUT-A11, a genomic segment contains:
- the ushA gene encoding bifunctional UDP-sugar hydrolase/5'-nucleotidase UshA, whose translation MKQRLMVKTALSAVILATLAGCATQPAHEWNTDTTYRLTVLHTNDHHGRFWQNKYAEYGMAARKTLIDDLREEVEAEGGSLLLLSGGDINTGVPESDLQDAEPDFKGMSKIGYDAMALGNHEFDNPLDVLFKQQEWASFPMLSANIYSKETGKRMFQPYAMFNKQGIKIAVIGLTTEDTAKLGNPEYISQVDFRDPKEEAKKLIAELKKTEYPDLIFAVTHMGHYENGNRGINAPGDVALARYLNEGDLDMIVGGHSQEPVCMEGPNVMKKNFKPGDECQPDQQNGTYIVQAYEWGKYVGRADYEFRNGELSMLSYDLIPVNLKKKVEINGQSQRVLVEDEITQDEAMLEFLRPYQEKGQGQLNVKIAESNGKLEGDRDVVRFKQTNLGRLIATAHMERAKADFAVMNSGGVRDSIEKGDITYKDVLTVQPFGNMVTYVDMSGQEVLDYLNVVATKPVDSGAYAQFAGIAMSIENGEVTNVFIGEQQLRLDGNYRFTVPSYNAAGGDGYPKLDTHPGYVNTGFTDAEVLKEFLESHSPIDVNRYAPSGQIKYATNNVIEQ comes from the coding sequence ATGAAACAACGTCTGATGGTAAAAACCGCGTTGAGTGCGGTCATTCTGGCTACGCTTGCCGGATGTGCAACCCAACCCGCCCATGAATGGAATACCGATACGACTTATCGACTCACCGTACTGCATACCAATGATCACCATGGTCGTTTTTGGCAGAACAAATACGCAGAGTACGGTATGGCGGCACGTAAAACGCTGATTGATGATTTGCGTGAAGAGGTAGAAGCGGAGGGCGGAAGTCTCTTACTTCTCTCTGGTGGTGATATCAACACAGGGGTTCCGGAGTCAGATCTACAAGATGCTGAGCCAGACTTTAAAGGCATGAGCAAAATTGGCTATGACGCGATGGCTCTCGGCAATCATGAATTTGATAATCCGTTAGATGTTTTGTTTAAGCAGCAGGAGTGGGCAAGCTTCCCGATGCTGTCCGCCAATATCTATTCGAAAGAAACCGGTAAACGTATGTTCCAGCCTTATGCGATGTTCAATAAGCAAGGCATTAAGATTGCGGTTATTGGCCTGACAACGGAAGATACTGCGAAATTGGGCAATCCTGAATACATCAGTCAAGTGGACTTCCGTGATCCAAAGGAAGAAGCGAAAAAACTCATAGCTGAATTGAAAAAGACCGAATATCCCGATTTGATCTTTGCTGTCACTCATATGGGGCACTATGAAAATGGCAATCGTGGTATTAACGCTCCGGGCGATGTGGCATTGGCTCGCTACCTAAATGAAGGTGATTTGGACATGATTGTCGGCGGTCACTCACAAGAGCCTGTTTGTATGGAAGGCCCTAACGTCATGAAGAAAAACTTCAAGCCGGGCGATGAGTGTCAGCCAGACCAACAAAATGGGACTTACATTGTTCAAGCGTATGAGTGGGGTAAGTATGTCGGTCGCGCAGATTACGAGTTTCGCAACGGTGAACTTTCGATGTTGAGTTACGACCTCATTCCGGTCAACTTGAAAAAGAAAGTGGAAATCAATGGGCAGTCGCAACGTGTTCTGGTTGAAGATGAAATTACTCAGGATGAAGCGATGCTTGAATTTCTGCGCCCTTACCAAGAAAAAGGACAGGGACAGCTGAACGTTAAAATTGCCGAGTCAAATGGTAAGCTGGAAGGTGATCGTGATGTGGTGCGATTTAAGCAAACCAATCTTGGTCGTTTGATTGCAACCGCGCATATGGAACGCGCTAAAGCAGACTTTGCAGTGATGAACTCCGGTGGTGTGCGCGACTCAATTGAAAAAGGGGACATTACCTACAAAGACGTTCTGACGGTTCAACCATTTGGCAATATGGTGACTTACGTGGATATGTCGGGACAAGAAGTTCTCGACTATCTGAATGTTGTTGCGACCAAACCCGTGGATTCAGGCGCCTACGCTCAGTTTGCGGGTATCGCCATGAGTATTGAAAATGGTGAGGTGACCAATGTCTTCATTGGCGAACAACAGCTTCGTTTGGATGGCAACTATCGTTTTACCGTACCAAGTTATAACGCGGCAGGTGGTGATGGTTATCCGAAACTTGATACCCATCCGGGCTATGTCAATACTGGTTTTACCGATGCTGAAGTATTAAAAGAATTTCTCGAGTCTCACAGTCCGATTGATGTCAATCGTTATGCGCCTTCGGGGCAAATCAAATACGCCACTAACAATGTTATTGAGCAATAA
- the ybaK gene encoding Cys-tRNA(Pro) deacylase: MTPAINLVKKKKVPHTIHQYDHDPRADSYGLEAAEVLGQDPKKVFKTLLFCLNGEPKNLAVAIIPVDQKLNLKLAAKAAKGKKADMADPEIAQKTTGYVVGGISPLGQKKALPTFLHESAKEQETVCVSAGKRGLEIELAPQDLLTLTRGQFAPLCL, encoded by the coding sequence ATGACTCCGGCCATTAACTTAGTGAAAAAGAAGAAAGTGCCGCACACCATACATCAGTACGATCATGACCCGAGAGCGGATAGTTACGGGTTAGAGGCTGCTGAAGTGTTGGGACAAGATCCAAAAAAAGTATTTAAGACCCTGTTGTTTTGTTTAAACGGTGAGCCGAAAAACCTTGCTGTGGCCATTATTCCTGTAGACCAGAAATTGAATCTAAAACTGGCAGCAAAAGCGGCAAAGGGAAAGAAGGCTGATATGGCAGACCCTGAGATCGCTCAGAAAACAACAGGCTATGTGGTGGGTGGCATTAGCCCGCTCGGACAAAAGAAAGCGTTACCTACTTTTTTACACGAAAGTGCCAAAGAGCAAGAAACCGTTTGTGTGAGTGCTGGTAAGCGTGGGCTGGAAATAGAGCTGGCTCCACAAGATTTGCTGACCTTAACTCGTGGTCAATTTGCACCCTTGTGTCTATGA
- the kdsA gene encoding 3-deoxy-8-phosphooctulonate synthase: MEQKIVNIGDIQVANDKPFTLFAGMNVLESRDLAMQICEHYVKVTEKLGIPYVFKASFDKANRSSVHSYRGPGLEEGMKIFQELKDTFGVKIITDVHTEAQAQPVADVVDVIQLPAFLARQTDLVEAMAKTGAVINVKKPQFMSPGQVGNIVEKFAECGNDKIILCERGSCHGYDNLVVDMLGFGVMKNASKGSPIIFDVTHSLQMRDPSGAASGGRREQTVELAKAGLATGIAGLFIEAHPTPDQARCDGPSALPLDKLEPFLAQMKSLDDLIKSFADIDIK, encoded by the coding sequence ATGGAACAGAAAATCGTTAATATCGGCGACATTCAGGTTGCTAACGACAAGCCATTCACCCTATTTGCAGGTATGAACGTTCTTGAGTCTCGTGATCTTGCCATGCAGATCTGTGAGCACTACGTAAAAGTTACTGAAAAATTAGGTATTCCTTACGTATTTAAGGCGTCGTTCGACAAAGCAAACCGCAGTTCTGTTCACTCATACCGTGGCCCTGGCCTTGAAGAAGGTATGAAGATCTTTCAAGAGCTTAAAGACACCTTTGGCGTGAAAATCATCACGGATGTTCACACTGAAGCTCAGGCACAGCCAGTCGCAGACGTTGTGGATGTTATTCAGCTTCCTGCGTTCCTAGCACGTCAAACTGACCTTGTTGAAGCGATGGCGAAAACAGGCGCAGTGATCAACGTGAAAAAACCTCAGTTCATGAGTCCTGGTCAGGTAGGTAACATCGTTGAGAAGTTTGCAGAGTGTGGTAACGATAAAATCATCCTTTGTGAGCGCGGATCTTGCCATGGCTACGATAACTTAGTAGTTGATATGCTTGGCTTTGGCGTAATGAAGAACGCATCAAAAGGCAGTCCAATCATTTTTGACGTAACGCACTCACTACAAATGCGTGACCCGTCAGGTGCGGCATCGGGCGGTCGCCGTGAACAGACGGTTGAATTGGCAAAAGCAGGCCTTGCAACGGGTATTGCTGGTTTGTTCATTGAAGCGCACCCGACCCCAGATCAAGCTCGTTGTGATGGCCCTTCTGCGTTACCACTGGACAAGCTAGAACCATTCCTGGCGCAAATGAAGTCTCTGGACGATCTGATTAAGAGCTTTGCGGACATCGACATTAAATAA
- a CDS encoding SirB1 family protein, whose protein sequence is MVEFFDEDFDNMALVEGALELNKSVDPETNVHWAAQELERLYQEAEMALVHETNEEQRFDSFLRLFFQEWGFKGDDQEYFNSDNSFIDKVLERKKGIPVSLGSILLYLGNKLGFPLKGITFPTQFLLKVDWMHKTSDYINPFNGEYVGERILQAWLIGQEGPLAQLKPEHFEEADNPTIIGRWLAVIKSAMLREERYTLALRCTNLALTFVPDDPYEIRDRGFIFQQLDCHQVAVSDFQYFIDQCPDDPAAELLKSQVNVMSEKRTTLH, encoded by the coding sequence ATGGTTGAGTTTTTTGACGAAGATTTTGACAATATGGCGCTGGTTGAAGGTGCGTTAGAGCTAAACAAATCTGTCGATCCTGAAACTAATGTACACTGGGCAGCGCAAGAACTGGAGCGTCTATACCAGGAAGCGGAAATGGCTTTGGTTCATGAAACGAATGAAGAGCAGCGCTTCGATTCATTCTTACGCCTATTCTTCCAGGAGTGGGGCTTTAAGGGCGATGACCAAGAGTATTTTAACTCTGATAACAGCTTTATCGATAAAGTCTTAGAGCGTAAAAAAGGCATTCCAGTCAGTTTGGGCTCTATTTTATTGTATCTGGGTAACAAGCTCGGCTTCCCGTTAAAAGGCATTACTTTTCCAACCCAGTTTTTGCTGAAAGTAGATTGGATGCACAAGACGTCAGATTATATCAATCCATTTAACGGTGAATACGTAGGTGAGCGAATTCTACAGGCCTGGTTAATTGGACAAGAAGGACCACTAGCGCAGCTCAAACCGGAGCATTTCGAAGAAGCGGACAATCCGACGATTATTGGCCGATGGCTTGCTGTGATCAAAAGTGCCATGCTGCGCGAAGAGCGTTACACGTTGGCGCTGCGCTGTACTAATCTGGCCCTCACATTTGTACCGGATGATCCATATGAGATACGTGATCGCGGATTTATCTTTCAGCAGTTAGATTGTCATCAAGTCGCCGTGTCTGATTTCCAGTACTTTATTGACCAGTGCCCTGATGATCCGGCTGCTGAGCTACTAAAATCACAAGTAAACGTGATGTCAGAAAAGCGCACTACATTACACTAA
- a CDS encoding SirB2 family protein: MYVALKHIHLVTIALSATLLSIRFVLMMMNSPKRNHRFLKVFPHIVDTALLVSGIALIFVTGFIPFTDAAPWLTNKITCVLAYIALGFFALKLAKNKLLQIFGFFGALGWLVMAANIAVSKSPTLFG; encoded by the coding sequence ATGTACGTAGCTCTAAAACATATTCACCTCGTGACCATTGCACTTAGTGCGACATTGTTGTCGATTCGCTTTGTGTTGATGATGATGAACTCGCCAAAACGCAACCATCGTTTTTTGAAAGTGTTCCCGCATATTGTTGACACTGCGCTACTCGTATCTGGTATCGCTCTGATCTTCGTCACTGGCTTTATCCCATTTACTGACGCAGCGCCTTGGTTAACCAACAAGATCACTTGTGTGTTAGCGTACATTGCTCTGGGCTTCTTCGCTTTAAAGTTAGCCAAAAACAAACTACTGCAAATCTTCGGTTTCTTCGGCGCATTAGGCTGGCTGGTGATGGCCGCCAATATTGCAGTGTCTAAGAGTCCAACTTTATTTGGGTAA
- the hemA gene encoding glutamyl-tRNA reductase, whose translation MSLLAIGINHNTASVDLREKVAFGPDKLGPALEQLRKHEAVNGSVIISTCNRTELYCDVKQGARTKLIDWLVQFHDVSREELMPSLYVHEEQSAIKHLMRVSCGLDSLVLGEPQILGQVKQSFSDSREHLAVDASIDKLFQKTFSVAKRVRTETDIGGNAVSVAYAACTLAKHIFESLSDSTVLLVGAGETIELVAKHLASNGCSKMIVANRTKERAQGLADEFGAEVISLNEIPDHLARADIVISSTASPLPIIGKGMVETALKKRRHQPILLVDIAVPRDVEPQVGELNDAYLYTVDDLQSIIDSNIEQRKVEAIQAEAIVSEESAAFMTWLRSLQAVDSIRDYRESANNIREELLSKSLQSLAAGTDPEKVLRELSNKLTNKLIHAPTRALQSAAEQGEPAKLTVIRQTLGLDNL comes from the coding sequence ATGTCCTTGCTTGCTATTGGAATTAATCACAATACAGCGTCTGTCGACTTGCGCGAGAAGGTGGCGTTTGGACCGGATAAACTCGGCCCGGCCCTCGAGCAACTTAGAAAGCACGAAGCGGTAAACGGCAGTGTTATTATTTCAACCTGTAACCGAACCGAGTTGTACTGCGATGTAAAGCAAGGGGCACGAACCAAGTTAATCGATTGGCTGGTTCAGTTTCATGACGTGAGCCGAGAAGAATTGATGCCGAGTTTGTACGTGCATGAAGAGCAATCTGCTATTAAGCATTTGATGCGCGTGTCATGTGGTCTCGATTCTCTCGTGTTGGGCGAGCCTCAGATTTTAGGGCAGGTAAAGCAGTCTTTTTCTGACTCGCGTGAACACCTGGCGGTCGATGCGTCGATTGATAAGCTGTTCCAAAAAACCTTTTCTGTGGCGAAACGTGTGCGCACAGAAACGGATATCGGTGGTAATGCCGTGTCGGTGGCTTATGCTGCATGTACACTGGCCAAACATATTTTTGAATCTCTGTCTGACTCCACGGTTCTCTTGGTTGGCGCGGGCGAGACCATTGAGCTGGTTGCCAAGCACCTGGCGTCTAATGGCTGCTCTAAAATGATTGTGGCTAACCGCACCAAAGAGCGCGCGCAAGGCCTTGCGGATGAGTTCGGAGCCGAGGTGATTAGCTTAAACGAAATTCCTGATCATCTTGCCAGAGCGGATATTGTCATTAGCTCGACGGCAAGCCCGCTACCTATTATTGGAAAAGGCATGGTTGAAACCGCGCTGAAAAAACGTCGTCATCAACCGATATTACTGGTTGATATTGCCGTACCACGAGATGTAGAGCCTCAAGTTGGTGAGCTTAATGATGCTTACTTGTACACTGTCGATGACCTGCAGTCGATTATTGACAGCAATATTGAACAGCGAAAAGTAGAAGCCATTCAGGCTGAAGCGATTGTTAGTGAGGAAAGTGCCGCGTTTATGACGTGGTTACGTTCACTGCAAGCGGTCGATAGTATTCGCGATTATCGCGAGTCAGCAAACAATATACGTGAAGAGTTATTGAGCAAAAGCCTGCAATCATTAGCGGCTGGCACCGATCCGGAAAAAGTTCTGCGCGAGCTCAGTAATAAACTCACCAACAAACTGATTCACGCCCCAACTCGTGCATTGCAAAGTGCAGCGGAGCAAGGCGAACCAGCAAAATTAACGGTTATCCGACAAACTCTAGGTTTGGATAATCTATAA
- the prmC gene encoding peptide chain release factor N(5)-glutamine methyltransferase: protein MTQVQSIEQALKSATAKLTEGGKASPSLDAAVLLCHVLGKPRSYLLTWPERVLEAEQQVQFDALLERRLAGEPVAYIIGEREFWSLPLKVSPSTLIPRPDTERLVEVALDKTYEQSGSILDLGTGTGAIALALASEMPQRQVMGVDLKQEAKELAEYNAEQLNIKNVTFAQGSWFEPIVPGTKFALIVSNPPYIDAKDPHLAQGDVRFEPKSALVADEGGLADIRHISDAARQYLEEGGWLVFEHGYDQGQAVRDIMCSFGYQHVVTEQDYAGNDRVTLGCFAAEQ from the coding sequence ATGACTCAAGTTCAATCTATTGAGCAAGCACTGAAAAGTGCCACAGCAAAACTGACAGAGGGCGGCAAAGCGTCGCCTTCTCTCGATGCGGCCGTCCTGCTTTGTCATGTCCTTGGCAAACCAAGAAGTTATCTACTTACCTGGCCTGAACGAGTACTAGAAGCTGAACAACAAGTGCAGTTTGATGCTTTGCTTGAGCGACGTTTAGCGGGTGAACCGGTTGCCTACATTATTGGTGAGCGAGAGTTCTGGTCTTTGCCATTGAAAGTTTCCCCTTCTACTTTGATTCCAAGACCGGATACCGAGCGCTTGGTTGAAGTTGCCTTAGATAAAACCTACGAGCAGTCTGGTTCTATCCTCGATTTAGGTACCGGGACGGGTGCCATCGCTTTAGCTTTGGCATCTGAGATGCCGCAGCGACAAGTAATGGGTGTCGATCTTAAGCAAGAAGCGAAAGAGCTGGCTGAGTACAATGCTGAGCAACTCAATATCAAAAATGTGACGTTCGCTCAGGGAAGTTGGTTCGAACCTATTGTTCCGGGAACAAAGTTTGCTCTTATTGTTTCTAACCCGCCGTACATCGATGCGAAAGATCCGCACTTGGCTCAAGGTGATGTGCGTTTTGAACCCAAATCTGCACTTGTGGCTGATGAAGGTGGATTGGCGGATATTCGCCATATCTCTGATGCTGCTCGTCAGTACCTTGAAGAGGGTGGTTGGCTTGTTTTCGAGCACGGCTACGATCAGGGACAAGCGGTGAGAGACATCATGTGTAGCTTTGGCTATCAACACGTCGTTACTGAACAAGATTACGCTGGCAATGACCGGGTTACCCTTGGTTGTTTTGCCGCTGAACAATAA
- the prfA gene encoding peptide chain release factor 1, with amino-acid sequence MKASILTKLETLVERYEEVQHLLGDPDVIGDQDKFRALSKEYSQLEEVTKCFQAYQQAQDDLVAAEEMANEDDEEMREMAQEEIKEAKATIERLADELQILLLPKDPNDDRNCFLEIRAGAGGDEAGIFAGDLFRMYSKYAEKKGWRIEVMSSNEAEHGGYKEMIAKVSGDGAYGVLKFESGGHRVQRVPATESQGRVHTSACTVAVMAEIPEAEIPEIKAADLKIDTFRASGAGGQHVNTTDSAIRITHLPTGTVVECQDERSQHKNKAKAMAVLAARIIQAEEAKRAAEVSDTRRNLLGSGDRSDRIRTYNYPQGRVSDHRINLTVYRLNEVMEGDLQSLIDPVVQEHQADQLAALAENA; translated from the coding sequence ATGAAAGCCTCTATTCTGACTAAGCTAGAAACGCTAGTAGAACGTTACGAAGAAGTTCAACATCTTCTTGGTGATCCTGATGTAATTGGAGATCAGGATAAATTCCGTGCTCTATCTAAAGAGTACTCTCAGCTAGAAGAAGTAACTAAGTGCTTCCAGGCTTATCAACAAGCGCAAGATGATCTTGTCGCTGCTGAAGAAATGGCGAACGAAGACGACGAAGAAATGCGTGAAATGGCGCAAGAAGAAATTAAAGAAGCGAAAGCAACCATTGAGCGTCTTGCTGATGAATTGCAAATTCTTCTTCTGCCAAAAGATCCAAACGACGATCGCAACTGTTTCCTAGAAATCCGTGCCGGTGCCGGTGGTGATGAAGCAGGTATTTTTGCGGGTGACCTTTTCCGTATGTACAGCAAGTACGCGGAGAAAAAAGGCTGGCGCATTGAAGTGATGTCTTCAAATGAAGCTGAGCACGGCGGTTACAAAGAGATGATTGCCAAAGTAAGTGGCGATGGTGCTTACGGTGTATTGAAATTTGAATCAGGCGGCCACCGTGTACAGCGTGTACCAGCAACTGAATCTCAAGGCCGCGTACATACTTCTGCTTGTACTGTTGCCGTTATGGCTGAAATTCCTGAAGCTGAAATCCCAGAGATTAAAGCGGCAGACCTTAAAATTGATACTTTCCGAGCTTCAGGCGCGGGTGGTCAGCACGTTAACACCACAGATTCTGCAATCCGTATTACGCACTTACCAACGGGTACCGTGGTAGAGTGTCAGGACGAGCGTTCACAGCACAAAAACAAAGCGAAAGCGATGGCCGTTCTTGCTGCACGTATTATTCAGGCTGAAGAAGCGAAGCGCGCGGCTGAAGTGTCGGATACTCGTCGCAACCTGCTAGGTTCTGGTGACCGTAGTGACCGTATTCGTACTTACAACTACCCACAAGGTCGTGTTTCAGACCATCGCATCAACCTGACGGTTTACCGTTTGAATGAAGTGATGGAAGGTGACCTGCAAAGCTTGATCGACCCTGTTGTTCAAGAGCACCAAGCAGACCAACTAGCGGCGCTAGCTGAGAACGCTTAA